One Chryseobacterium sp. StRB126 genomic region harbors:
- a CDS encoding GatB/YqeY domain-containing protein → MSLENIISEAIKTAMREKDRVALDSLRAVKSQILLLQTEARGAEVSAEQEIAILQRMIKQRKDSFEQFSAQGRQDLAEVEEAQMKVIEKFLPKQLSAEELETEIKNIISETGAESMKDLGKVMGVASKALAGKSDGKSISEMVKKLLS, encoded by the coding sequence ATGAGTTTAGAAAATATTATAAGCGAAGCTATAAAAACTGCGATGAGAGAGAAAGACAGAGTTGCTTTAGACTCTCTTCGTGCTGTAAAATCTCAAATTCTTCTTTTACAAACAGAAGCCAGAGGTGCTGAAGTTTCTGCAGAACAGGAAATTGCTATTCTTCAGAGAATGATTAAGCAACGTAAAGATTCTTTTGAGCAGTTTTCTGCCCAGGGAAGACAAGATCTTGCAGAAGTGGAAGAAGCTCAGATGAAAGTTATTGAGAAGTTTTTACCAAAACAGCTTTCTGCAGAAGAATTAGAAACAGAAATTAAAAATATAATTTCAGAAACCGGAGCTGAATCTATGAAAGATTTAGGAAAGGTAATGGGAGTTGCTTCAAAAGCATTAGCCGGAAAATCAGACGGAAAAAGCATTTCCGAGATGGTTAAAAAGCTCCTTTCATAA
- a CDS encoding endonuclease/exonuclease/phosphatase family protein produces the protein MKSNQILLFIHIAIAVLLLCTLGNAWVPPNILGNLNLLSLGFPYLISAHILLTLVWIFKRNKIAIAFALGTLLFYNPIRRWVNFSPKSDKVKTIRDIKVLTFNVKYGDYGWDKVKNYIKEQDPDIILVQEKDTNRALRQDLVKYPSVILKTKHKILRQAEIIEDKSRGNSFYADVDINGKIIRIVNVYLEPFRLQKTMFTKLDAMGIGNVSALLSHMIPTFQAHEDQIKKIRKAIDFSPYPVIVAGDFNSVPNSYEYYSLGKDLQDAFLTAGKGSASSFHDYKIPLRIDYIFSSKSIIPLSYKVDQSVKLSDHYPVIAEFLLN, from the coding sequence ATGAAGTCGAATCAGATATTACTATTTATACATATCGCTATTGCTGTTTTACTGCTATGCACATTGGGAAATGCATGGGTTCCACCTAATATTTTAGGAAACCTTAATTTACTTTCTCTTGGTTTCCCCTATCTGATATCTGCACACATTCTTCTTACCTTGGTATGGATTTTCAAAAGAAACAAAATTGCTATTGCCTTTGCACTGGGAACATTGCTTTTTTATAATCCAATAAGAAGGTGGGTTAATTTTTCACCCAAATCAGATAAAGTAAAAACAATAAGAGACATCAAGGTTCTTACTTTTAATGTAAAATATGGTGATTACGGATGGGATAAGGTAAAAAACTATATCAAAGAGCAGGATCCTGATATCATTCTGGTACAGGAAAAAGATACCAACCGTGCTTTAAGACAGGATCTGGTAAAATATCCTTCTGTAATTCTAAAAACAAAACATAAAATTCTAAGACAGGCAGAAATCATAGAAGACAAATCAAGAGGAAATTCTTTCTATGCAGATGTAGACATTAATGGAAAGATCATCAGAATTGTAAATGTTTACTTGGAACCCTTCAGACTTCAGAAAACAATGTTTACAAAACTGGATGCGATGGGAATTGGAAATGTTTCTGCCCTTCTTTCACATATGATTCCTACTTTTCAGGCTCATGAAGATCAGATTAAAAAAATCAGAAAAGCAATTGATTTTTCTCCCTATCCTGTTATTGTAGCCGGGGATTTTAATTCTGTTCCCAATTCCTATGAATATTATAGTTTGGGAAAAGACCTGCAGGATGCATTTTTAACCGCAGGAAAGGGAAGTGCTTCCAGTTTTCATGATTATAAGATTCCTTTGAGAATTGATTATATTTTCAGCTCGAAATCAATTATTCCATTAAGCTATAAAGTAGATCAGTCTGTGAAATTATCGGATCACTATCCTGTAATTGCAGAATTTCTGCTAAATTAG
- the ftsZ gene encoding cell division protein FtsZ — protein MENIGTQGFSFDLPKGNSSIIKVIGVGGGGNNALKHMYEKGIHGVDFVVCNTDAQTLDNNPVANKVQLGTSITEGLGAGADPEVGEKSAIESIEDIKAAMGQNTKMVFITAGMGGGTGTGAAPVIAKVAKDMGILTVGIVTVPFSFEGKRRLEQAENGLEKLKNNVDSLIVINNDKLRQQFGNLGFKQGFSKADEVLANAAKGMAEVITGYFDVNIDFRDAKSVLQNSGTALMSTGTASGENKAEEAVRKALDSPLLNDNKITGAKNVLLLIRSGAEEVTMDEIGIIMDHIQKEAGNTADIIFGVGADEELGDAVSVLVIATGFSNDNKKFSGPTEKIRISLNDNLESQKSSPFKTREERESAPEVTHDFGRKSLFRLDDEDHDTPFNVTSTEKKRIIEEEEIRTEIKFFDKEENTINTPEQGWRNEDEQEEYSLLSIEEEEDPNDLEIQSFSFDFDNKKEELQSGNVFNNNSSQEKPVEFNFFVNEPIRNEPKTDYGQPKAEFNAPVSAVAEPAQKIETFYQKEEPKTETRPAFETKTEIETPKTEESEFTFVNKTIDQDRIIERRNKLKEFNSRYQSFDSTSEFESIPAFKRKNISIDGTNPSDQNINTYMSDNNGSMQIRENRFLNKDVD, from the coding sequence ATGGAAAATATAGGTACACAAGGATTTTCATTTGACCTACCAAAAGGAAATTCATCCATCATAAAAGTAATCGGTGTAGGAGGTGGAGGAAACAACGCTCTAAAGCACATGTACGAGAAAGGGATCCACGGAGTTGATTTCGTGGTCTGTAATACAGACGCCCAGACCCTGGATAATAACCCCGTTGCCAATAAGGTTCAGTTGGGAACTTCTATTACAGAAGGTCTTGGAGCCGGTGCTGATCCTGAAGTAGGAGAAAAATCAGCAATTGAAAGTATTGAAGATATCAAGGCTGCTATGGGTCAGAACACGAAAATGGTGTTCATCACTGCCGGAATGGGTGGTGGTACAGGTACCGGAGCCGCTCCTGTCATTGCTAAAGTGGCAAAAGACATGGGAATCTTAACCGTAGGTATTGTTACCGTCCCTTTCAGTTTCGAAGGAAAAAGAAGATTGGAACAGGCTGAAAACGGGCTTGAGAAATTAAAAAATAATGTTGATTCATTAATTGTAATCAACAATGATAAACTGAGACAGCAATTCGGAAACCTTGGATTCAAACAAGGATTCTCTAAAGCGGATGAAGTCTTAGCCAATGCTGCTAAAGGAATGGCAGAAGTTATTACGGGTTACTTTGATGTAAACATTGACTTTAGAGATGCTAAATCTGTGCTTCAGAACTCTGGTACAGCTCTAATGTCTACCGGTACAGCTTCAGGTGAAAATAAAGCCGAAGAAGCCGTAAGAAAAGCATTAGATTCTCCACTATTGAATGACAACAAAATTACTGGTGCTAAAAATGTACTATTGTTGATCAGAAGTGGTGCTGAAGAAGTTACCATGGACGAAATCGGTATCATTATGGACCACATCCAGAAAGAAGCCGGAAATACTGCTGATATCATTTTTGGAGTAGGTGCCGATGAAGAACTTGGAGATGCAGTAAGCGTACTTGTTATTGCTACAGGATTCTCTAATGACAATAAGAAATTCTCTGGTCCTACCGAAAAGATCAGAATCAGTCTTAATGATAATTTAGAGTCCCAAAAATCTTCCCCTTTTAAAACAAGAGAAGAAAGAGAGTCTGCTCCTGAAGTAACTCATGATTTCGGCAGAAAAAGCCTTTTCAGATTGGATGATGAGGACCATGATACACCATTCAATGTGACTTCTACCGAAAAAAAAAGGATTATTGAGGAAGAGGAGATCAGAACAGAAATAAAATTCTTTGATAAAGAAGAAAATACAATCAACACTCCTGAGCAAGGGTGGAGAAATGAAGATGAGCAGGAAGAATACAGCTTACTTTCTATTGAAGAAGAGGAAGATCCAAATGATTTAGAAATTCAGTCTTTCTCATTTGATTTCGACAATAAAAAAGAGGAACTTCAGTCTGGGAATGTTTTCAACAACAATTCTTCACAAGAGAAACCGGTTGAATTCAATTTCTTCGTTAATGAGCCTATCAGAAATGAGCCTAAAACAGATTACGGACAGCCTAAAGCAGAGTTTAATGCTCCGGTAAGTGCAGTAGCAGAACCTGCTCAGAAAATCGAAACCTTCTATCAAAAAGAAGAGCCAAAAACTGAAACAAGACCTGCTTTTGAAACTAAAACAGAAATTGAAACTCCAAAAACTGAAGAATCAGAATTCACTTTCGTGAACAAAACGATCGATCAGGACAGAATTATAGAAAGAAGAAATAAATTAAAAGAATTCAATTCCCGTTATCAAAGCTTTGACAGCACGAGTGAATTCGAATCTATTCCTGCTTTCAAGAGAAAAAACATCTCTATTGACGGAACCAACCCATCAGATCAGAATATCAACACATATATGTCTGACAACAACGGTTCTATGCAAATCAGAGAAAATAGATTTTTAAATAAAGACGTAGACTAA
- a CDS encoding cell division protein FtsQ/DivIB: MKNKYRILKIVITVIILGLLLSFSLKRFGGQKITDNKISVKMNEKTPVYFVDEKDIREIVKKENPSGKVGDLNIPALEKKINALPAVDSANVYLNLNGKLNLDIKQRVPVFRLNKEGKDFYVDEKGVEFPISRTYSHPCMLVTGNVQPDEYEKLAELVGKIDKDDFSKKFFIGISKSKDSYNLLTSEGNYRVELGDLENIDFKVRGFKTFVEKYLVYQDPQKYSMVSVKYQNQIVTTLNPHFKENDSILKAGKLEMAKAPALTAAAKKADAKPKIAEVKKTSSTPAKPKESTKPKTQAKETKKTEKKTTAPAQSKPKPKPKVKIE; encoded by the coding sequence ATGAAAAATAAATACAGAATATTAAAAATTGTTATCACGGTAATCATCCTTGGATTGTTGCTGAGTTTCTCCTTGAAGAGATTCGGCGGCCAAAAGATTACAGATAATAAGATTTCTGTAAAAATGAATGAAAAAACTCCTGTTTACTTTGTTGATGAAAAAGACATCAGAGAGATTGTAAAAAAGGAGAATCCATCAGGAAAAGTAGGAGATTTGAACATTCCGGCATTAGAAAAAAAGATCAACGCACTCCCAGCTGTAGACAGTGCCAATGTCTATCTGAACTTAAATGGGAAACTGAATCTGGATATCAAACAGAGAGTTCCTGTATTCAGGCTCAATAAAGAAGGAAAAGACTTTTATGTGGATGAAAAAGGAGTTGAATTTCCTATTTCAAGAACCTATTCCCATCCATGTATGCTGGTTACAGGAAATGTACAGCCGGATGAATATGAAAAGCTGGCAGAACTGGTTGGAAAAATTGATAAAGACGACTTCAGTAAGAAATTCTTCATTGGAATTTCAAAAAGTAAAGACAGCTATAATCTCCTGACCAGTGAAGGAAACTACAGAGTGGAACTTGGAGATCTGGAGAATATTGACTTTAAAGTAAGAGGATTTAAAACTTTTGTAGAAAAATACCTGGTTTATCAGGATCCTCAAAAATACAGTATGGTTTCTGTAAAATACCAGAACCAGATTGTAACCACTCTAAATCCACACTTCAAGGAAAACGACAGTATCCTGAAAGCGGGTAAATTAGAAATGGCAAAAGCTCCGGCACTTACAGCTGCTGCTAAAAAGGCGGATGCAAAACCAAAGATTGCAGAAGTGAAAAAAACAAGCTCAACTCCGGCAAAACCGAAAGAGAGTACGAAACCCAAAACACAGGCAAAAGAAACAAAGAAAACAGAGAAGAAAACAACGGCCCCGGCACAGTCCAAGCCAAAGCCGAAACCCAAGGTGAAAATAGAATAA
- a CDS encoding GxxExxY protein, with amino-acid sequence MIENKISGIVFDAGMKIHRTLGIGLYENVYEECLVYELEKRGLNVEYQKNIDIKYEELNISKAFRVDLLIENKVIIEIKAVPEINDYHFFQLLNYLRITDMKLGMILNFHSMLFKNGVKRVVNKL; translated from the coding sequence ATGATAGAAAATAAAATTTCAGGTATTGTTTTCGATGCCGGAATGAAAATACATCGTACGCTTGGAATAGGACTTTATGAAAATGTATATGAAGAATGTTTAGTTTATGAACTAGAAAAAAGAGGATTAAATGTAGAATATCAAAAAAACATTGATATTAAATATGAAGAATTAAATATCTCTAAAGCGTTCAGAGTAGATTTATTAATTGAAAACAAAGTAATAATTGAAATAAAAGCAGTTCCGGAAATTAATGATTATCATTTCTTTCAGCTTTTAAATTATTTGAGGATAACAGATATGAAACTCGGAATGATTTTAAATTTTCATTCAATGTTATTTAAAAATGGTGTAAAACGAGTTGTGAATAAATTATAA
- a CDS encoding endonuclease/exonuclease/phosphatase family protein: MKIFRLILLILHVGILFLLLGSLLNDYIPPKIFPWFNLLSLGFPILMSLYIVLTVFWVFSWKKRAFVFMFVGLAFINPVKRWVNFSSEKKEGSSAIKIVSFNIKAGLMGKDEVLNYLKAQDADVILLQEDGGIEYPTLKGYNRTKSNGILTILTKHNLSNEKLIFSEDENMKLQSALQADIEIKGRTYRFVDVYLYPFQFEKKMVKLDGDTEANEQKVKGVVKKLIPTFKIHQDQVKKIRQGMENSPYPVIVTGDFNSVPNSYEYYYLSEGLEDAFMTAGRGSATSFHDYKFPIRIDYIFYSKSLKAISYVVDRSVSISDHYPVISELSISDK, from the coding sequence GTGAAGATTTTCCGACTTATATTACTGATCCTGCATGTAGGAATTCTGTTCCTATTGCTGGGTTCACTATTGAATGATTATATTCCACCTAAAATATTTCCGTGGTTTAATCTGCTTTCTTTAGGTTTTCCTATTCTTATGAGCCTATATATTGTTTTAACGGTATTTTGGGTATTCAGCTGGAAAAAAAGAGCTTTTGTATTCATGTTTGTGGGATTGGCGTTTATTAATCCTGTAAAACGATGGGTCAATTTCTCTTCAGAGAAGAAAGAGGGTTCCAGCGCTATAAAGATTGTCTCTTTCAATATAAAAGCGGGGCTTATGGGCAAGGATGAGGTTTTAAACTATCTCAAAGCCCAAGATGCAGATGTTATCCTTTTGCAGGAAGATGGCGGAATAGAATATCCAACCCTTAAAGGTTATAATAGAACCAAATCGAATGGGATTTTAACCATTCTGACGAAACATAATTTATCCAACGAAAAATTAATTTTTTCTGAAGATGAGAATATGAAATTACAGAGTGCACTGCAGGCGGATATTGAAATAAAAGGGAGGACCTATAGATTTGTTGATGTCTATCTTTATCCGTTTCAGTTTGAAAAGAAGATGGTTAAGCTTGATGGAGACACTGAAGCCAATGAGCAAAAAGTAAAGGGTGTTGTAAAAAAATTAATTCCTACTTTCAAAATACACCAGGATCAGGTAAAGAAAATCCGTCAAGGGATGGAAAATTCACCATATCCTGTTATTGTAACTGGAGATTTTAATTCTGTTCCCAATTCTTATGAATATTATTATTTATCTGAAGGCCTTGAAGATGCATTCATGACAGCAGGAAGAGGAAGTGCAACCAGCTTTCATGACTATAAATTTCCGATCAGAATAGACTATATTTTTTATTCAAAATCTTTGAAGGCTATTTCCTATGTCGTTGACCGTTCTGTCAGTATTTCAGATCATTATCCAGTTATTTCGGAGCTTTCGATTAGTGATAAATAA
- a CDS encoding BrxA/BrxB family bacilliredoxin: protein MYPTDLVMPMKAELTDKGFQDLTTPAQVEGALKQSGTTLLVINSVCGCAAGAARPGVVYSLTGDKKPDHLTTVFAGFDTEAVVEARKHLAPFPPSSPCVALFKDGELVHMLERHHIEGNPAGAIAANLQAAYDEYC, encoded by the coding sequence ATGTATCCAACAGATTTAGTAATGCCTATGAAGGCTGAACTTACAGATAAAGGTTTCCAGGATTTAACAACTCCTGCTCAGGTAGAAGGTGCTTTGAAGCAGTCTGGAACTACATTATTGGTCATCAACTCTGTATGCGGATGTGCTGCAGGTGCTGCAAGACCGGGAGTAGTATACTCTTTAACTGGAGACAAAAAGCCAGATCATTTAACAACTGTATTTGCAGGTTTTGATACTGAGGCTGTAGTAGAAGCAAGAAAACACCTTGCTCCATTCCCGCCAAGCTCTCCTTGTGTAGCACTTTTCAAAGATGGGGAATTAGTTCATATGCTGGAAAGACATCACATTGAAGGAAATCCAGCAGGAGCAATCGCTGCAAATCTTCAGGCTGCTTATGATGAGTACTGCTAA
- the ftsA gene encoding cell division protein FtsA: MENQEYSVGLDIGTTKIVAIVGRRNAHGKIEVLGVGKAKSLGVHKGIVNNISQTINSIKAAVSEAQSSAGVPIRKVTVGIAGKHIRSLQHSDYIMREHPDKFITDDDIEALKDQVKKLVMLPGEEIIHVLPQEYKVDSEGEIQEPVGMHGKRLEANFHVVVGQMGSIRNIARCVREAGLEMEALTLEPLASSEAVLTKEEKEAGVAIVDIGGGTTDIAIFKDNIIRHTCVIPYGGGIITEDIKEGCSIIEKHAEQLKVKFGSAVPELEKDSTFVTIPGLHGRPDKEISLKTLAQIINARVEEVLEMVNTELKAYGAFEQKKKLIAGIVLTGGGSNLKHLRQLANYTTGFDSRIGFANEYIANDKNQYLKGPEFATSIGLLMESLKIRDKRQTIDDIEEAVKEQTKPEAAPVQAETVQPIQQTAAPVQEQQIADERQENRKAKLTFGQSLMEKVKKFFEEVE, translated from the coding sequence ATGGAAAATCAAGAGTATTCAGTAGGTCTGGACATCGGGACAACAAAGATAGTCGCGATTGTCGGAAGAAGGAATGCACACGGGAAAATAGAAGTTCTCGGTGTAGGAAAAGCTAAAAGTCTTGGTGTTCATAAAGGTATTGTGAATAATATTTCACAAACTATTAATTCAATCAAGGCTGCAGTATCCGAGGCACAATCCAGTGCCGGGGTTCCTATCCGCAAAGTTACGGTAGGTATTGCAGGAAAACACATACGTTCTCTGCAGCACTCCGATTATATTATGCGTGAACATCCGGATAAGTTCATCACAGATGATGATATTGAAGCGTTAAAAGATCAGGTCAAGAAACTGGTTATGCTTCCTGGAGAAGAAATTATCCATGTCCTTCCACAAGAATATAAAGTGGATTCCGAAGGCGAAATTCAGGAACCTGTCGGAATGCACGGAAAACGTTTAGAAGCCAACTTCCACGTTGTAGTAGGGCAAATGGGAAGCATCAGAAATATTGCAAGATGCGTTCGTGAAGCCGGATTAGAAATGGAAGCCCTTACTTTAGAACCATTAGCCTCTTCAGAAGCTGTTCTTACCAAAGAAGAGAAAGAAGCAGGAGTAGCTATTGTTGATATTGGAGGGGGTACTACAGATATTGCCATCTTCAAAGACAATATCATCCGTCATACCTGCGTAATCCCTTACGGAGGCGGTATTATTACGGAAGATATCAAAGAAGGATGCTCCATTATTGAAAAACATGCTGAACAATTGAAAGTAAAATTCGGTTCGGCTGTTCCAGAATTAGAAAAAGACAGTACTTTTGTAACAATTCCGGGACTTCATGGGCGACCAGATAAGGAAATCTCTTTAAAAACCCTTGCTCAGATCATCAATGCAAGAGTAGAAGAAGTTCTGGAAATGGTTAATACCGAGCTTAAAGCCTACGGAGCCTTTGAACAGAAGAAAAAGCTGATTGCAGGAATCGTACTTACAGGTGGTGGGTCAAACCTTAAACACCTTAGACAGCTGGCCAATTATACCACAGGTTTTGACAGCAGAATCGGTTTTGCAAATGAATATATTGCCAACGATAAAAATCAGTATCTGAAAGGCCCTGAATTTGCTACGTCTATTGGGTTATTGATGGAGAGTTTGAAGATCAGGGATAAAAGGCAGACTATTGACGATATAGAAGAAGCTGTAAAAGAGCAAACTAAGCCTGAAGCAGCTCCTGTACAGGCAGAAACTGTTCAACCTATTCAGCAGACTGCAGCTCCTGTTCAGGAACAGCAAATTGCTGATGAAAGACAGGAAAACAGAAAAGCTAAACTGACCTTCGGGCAGTCGCTTATGGAAAAAGTAAAAAAATTCTTTGAAGAAGTAGAATAA
- a CDS encoding GH3 auxin-responsive promoter family protein: MATKALFNTVVNWFIRQRIDQIQNFMDHPIETQKGILFSQLFHAEDTEYGKLHGFNSISSYQDFKNKVPIVTYEEMEPYIEKARQGQKDVSWPGLIKHFAKSSGTTNAKSKFIPISAESLEYCHMKAGKDMVSIYANNHPENQLFNYKNLRLGGSSELYADFNTKFGDLSAILIDNLPFWVEITTTPSKKVSLMGEWESKLKAITSEVKNEDVGSILGVPSWMMVLLQKVLNETNVENISELWPNLEVFFHGGISFKPYREQYRKIIGKNINYYEIYNASEGFFGIQDRSNSDEMLLMLDYGIFYEFIPMDQFHFSNPKVVSLEDVEIGKNYAMVITTNGGLWRYLIGDTVIFTSTNPFRIKITGRTKHYINAFGEELMITNVESALSKACELTGAQITDFTGAPVFMKENESGAHEWIFEFSQYPDNLDSFVDAFDQHLKKINSDYEAKRYNNITLRRPIVHIAKDNLFYHWLESKGKLGGQNKVPRLSNDREYIDPLLELNK; encoded by the coding sequence ATGGCAACCAAGGCACTTTTTAATACTGTAGTCAACTGGTTCATCCGCCAAAGGATAGACCAGATTCAGAATTTCATGGATCATCCCATTGAGACTCAGAAGGGCATATTGTTTTCCCAACTGTTTCATGCGGAAGATACGGAATATGGTAAACTGCATGGATTCAACTCCATTTCAAGCTATCAGGACTTTAAAAATAAAGTTCCTATTGTTACTTATGAAGAAATGGAGCCTTATATTGAAAAAGCGAGACAGGGACAAAAAGATGTAAGCTGGCCGGGACTGATTAAGCATTTTGCCAAATCCTCCGGAACAACCAATGCCAAAAGCAAGTTCATCCCAATTTCAGCAGAAAGCCTCGAATACTGCCATATGAAGGCAGGAAAGGACATGGTTTCCATTTATGCCAATAACCATCCGGAAAACCAGCTGTTTAATTATAAGAATTTACGTTTAGGTGGAAGTTCTGAGCTATATGCAGATTTTAATACAAAATTTGGAGACTTATCAGCTATTTTAATTGATAACCTTCCGTTTTGGGTAGAAATTACCACTACTCCGAGTAAGAAGGTTTCTTTGATGGGTGAATGGGAGAGTAAACTTAAAGCGATCACTTCTGAAGTGAAAAATGAAGATGTAGGCAGCATCCTTGGAGTACCCAGCTGGATGATGGTTCTCCTGCAAAAGGTATTGAACGAAACCAATGTAGAGAACATTTCAGAGCTATGGCCTAATCTGGAGGTGTTTTTTCACGGCGGAATCAGTTTTAAGCCCTACAGGGAGCAATACCGCAAGATCATCGGAAAAAACATCAATTACTACGAAATTTACAATGCTTCGGAAGGCTTCTTCGGAATACAGGACAGGTCCAACAGCGATGAAATGCTGCTGATGCTTGATTATGGCATATTCTACGAATTTATCCCGATGGATCAGTTCCATTTTTCAAACCCGAAAGTGGTAAGCCTTGAGGATGTGGAAATCGGGAAAAATTATGCCATGGTTATCACGACCAATGGCGGATTATGGAGATACCTGATTGGTGATACGGTAATATTTACCTCTACCAACCCTTTCAGAATAAAAATAACAGGAAGAACGAAGCACTACATCAATGCTTTCGGGGAAGAATTAATGATCACTAATGTAGAATCTGCCCTATCTAAAGCCTGTGAGCTTACCGGTGCTCAGATTACAGATTTTACCGGCGCTCCGGTCTTTATGAAAGAAAATGAAAGCGGAGCCCATGAATGGATCTTCGAATTCAGCCAGTATCCTGATAATCTGGATAGTTTTGTTGATGCTTTTGACCAGCATTTAAAGAAAATCAATTCGGATTATGAAGCGAAAAGATACAATAATATAACGCTTAGAAGACCAATTGTTCATATCGCCAAAGATAATCTGTTTTATCATTGGCTCGAATCCAAGGGAAAACTTGGCGGCCAGAATAAAGTACCAAGGCTGAGTAATGATAGAGAATACATTGACCCTTTACTGGAACTTAATAAATAA
- a CDS encoding rhomboid family intramembrane serine protease produces the protein MFNNIPPITRNIIIINVIVFIVTSLMGNQVIGYLAGFYPFSPFFHSWQVITHMFMHGSIMHILFNMMTLFSFGPILEQTLGEKKYLILYFLSGLGAFFLFNLWNFVEAQQLSSELQQLGFNVDAYLSGASVQFAGNADAILKQKELLDSLKGIVATPMVGASGAIFGVVAAFATLYPDSKIGIMFIPVPIKVKYLLPIVIVVSVYLGISGNGGGIAHLAHVGGALVGWLLARIWKKHLYRFN, from the coding sequence ATGTTTAACAATATACCGCCCATTACAAGAAATATTATCATTATCAATGTGATCGTATTTATTGTTACCTCTTTAATGGGGAATCAGGTCATCGGTTATCTTGCCGGTTTTTACCCCTTTTCTCCTTTCTTCCATTCATGGCAGGTGATTACTCACATGTTTATGCACGGAAGCATTATGCATATTTTGTTCAATATGATGACGCTCTTCAGTTTTGGTCCTATTTTGGAACAAACTTTGGGAGAAAAAAAATATCTGATTCTATATTTTTTAAGTGGTTTGGGAGCTTTCTTCCTGTTTAACTTATGGAATTTTGTTGAAGCCCAGCAGCTTTCCAGCGAATTACAGCAACTGGGATTCAATGTTGATGCTTATTTGTCCGGAGCCAGTGTACAGTTTGCGGGAAATGCAGACGCTATTCTGAAGCAGAAAGAATTACTGGATAGTTTAAAAGGAATTGTGGCAACCCCTATGGTGGGTGCTTCTGGAGCTATTTTCGGAGTGGTAGCCGCTTTTGCAACATTATATCCCGATTCAAAAATCGGAATTATGTTTATTCCGGTTCCCATAAAAGTAAAATACCTTTTACCCATTGTTATTGTGGTTTCTGTATATCTGGGAATTTCCGGAAATGGGGGTGGGATTGCTCACTTAGCTCATGTAGGAGGAGCTTTGGTAGGCTGGCTGTTGGCAAGAATTTGGAAGAAGCATTTGTATAGATTCAATTAA